The following are encoded in a window of Roseimaritima ulvae genomic DNA:
- a CDS encoding DUF1552 domain-containing protein, whose protein sequence is MLNRRKMLQAMAAGTGAALGTSLFPERLLASPVQNTTPKRIVFFMQNQGFDPKTCIPTNMSSSGSLAKAKLPEPIAALEPYKERLHIINGLHGMHTSPSHSAFFGALGGYRGSDGVPPSASTVDYELSKVLPQTLLPHLCIGMDSIENMKAKPTIATLSASGAGQPIFMHSNPNHLYQMLYGGISSGDIRTQHEAQSSVMSQIEALAAAEGRALPAADRQRYGQYVQGFKDINGLRTRLGTVSEHLRNFAPTVDERYTNPEFETDWHDCLLDIGISALTSGITNTLTIGSGRGEIFGAWKGLGIDQQGHNLGHMEQPDNPIWIKIRQYNSRMLVRLMESLESVPEGSGTMMDHTLIVYTSNNADKQHTNGANWPVMLLGNLDGAFKTGCFTQLDGKRPINSLYASLLCAAGQNCDRFNMDEKMAKKYDDSNGPLKEVLV, encoded by the coding sequence ATGCTCAACCGTCGAAAAATGCTGCAAGCCATGGCAGCCGGCACCGGTGCCGCTCTGGGCACCTCGCTTTTCCCCGAGCGTCTGCTGGCTTCCCCTGTTCAGAATACCACTCCCAAACGGATCGTATTCTTTATGCAGAATCAGGGCTTCGATCCCAAAACCTGCATTCCCACGAATATGAGCAGCAGCGGCTCGTTGGCCAAAGCCAAATTGCCCGAACCGATCGCGGCGTTGGAGCCTTATAAGGAACGGTTGCACATCATCAACGGCCTGCACGGAATGCACACCAGTCCCTCGCACAGCGCCTTCTTCGGCGCGCTCGGCGGTTATCGCGGCAGCGACGGCGTGCCGCCCAGTGCGTCGACGGTCGATTATGAGTTGAGTAAAGTCTTGCCGCAGACCTTGCTGCCGCATCTGTGCATCGGCATGGATTCGATCGAAAACATGAAGGCCAAGCCCACGATCGCCACGCTGTCGGCCAGCGGTGCCGGGCAGCCGATTTTTATGCACTCCAATCCCAATCATCTGTACCAGATGTTGTACGGAGGCATTTCCAGCGGCGACATTCGCACCCAACACGAAGCCCAGTCGAGTGTGATGAGCCAGATCGAAGCCCTGGCCGCTGCCGAAGGCCGCGCATTGCCAGCAGCCGATCGTCAACGGTACGGACAATACGTTCAAGGCTTTAAAGACATCAACGGTCTGCGGACGCGACTCGGAACCGTGTCCGAACATCTTCGCAACTTTGCGCCCACCGTCGACGAACGATACACGAATCCGGAATTCGAAACCGACTGGCACGACTGCCTGCTGGATATTGGTATCTCGGCGCTCACCTCAGGGATCACCAACACTCTGACCATCGGTTCCGGTCGCGGAGAAATCTTCGGTGCCTGGAAGGGGCTGGGGATTGACCAGCAGGGACACAACCTGGGGCACATGGAGCAACCCGACAATCCGATCTGGATCAAAATCCGTCAGTACAACAGCCGCATGCTGGTGCGGCTGATGGAGTCGTTGGAGAGCGTTCCCGAAGGCAGTGGCACGATGATGGACCATACCTTGATCGTGTACACCAGCAACAACGCCGACAAGCAGCACACTAACGGTGCCAATTGGCCGGTGATGCTGTTGGGCAACCTGGACGGCGCCTTCAAAACCGGTTGCTTCACTCAACTGGACGGCAAGCGACCGATCAACTCACTGTACGCATCGCTGCTGTGCGCCGCCGGCCAAAATTGTGACCGTTTCAACATGGACGAGAAGATGGCCAAGAAATACGACGACAGCAACGGCCCGCTAAAGGAAGTGCTGGTATGA
- a CDS encoding outer membrane protein assembly factor BamB family protein: MKSRTTVGFFCVLAALASVAAAHDRWPEHRGPEHNYHLTSDTVYPTKWSVINGENIRWRRPLPETGHSGIAVWGDRLFLTCFRQLTAEDIGPKGTWVSQTRGYCLDAKTGNILWSCELPGRRPNQVNGTFTDSTTPTPVTDGKHVWFVNAGGFMACHTMDGRRVWGKAFEVRTKHSAKQFQPFLHGGNLYYVMMRDESDPLRRPQTATDYDKNSKSGWPWMFVRGFDAMSGEPTVLLPDGISVHSKGALGTLHGKTVLLHAKGGSHSPPEKPYGLGLSRLDTEHPLIWEQPGLPFEGTHFVDDNHAYCFDRKDFFVLDLASGETVKQIRVRDAGSLIAFDEANGRYKTPADAGSLSSRHLLTHRTNIGVGRYHFFMGGLPGILGRIDIETADISYLQVPVQVGIDNGKKAFSWSRFESGDDTGSGFVVEGDKRRLSHGFGHVSAATPIVVNGHIYFSTMLGTVYVIDATAERFDEHALVAVNDLGLPGETWTLSPITAANGCLYQRTSKEIICIGENGLGEGTEYHSPSGRGEP, encoded by the coding sequence GTGAAATCTCGGACAACCGTAGGCTTTTTCTGCGTGCTCGCTGCCCTGGCATCCGTGGCGGCCGCCCACGATCGCTGGCCAGAGCATCGGGGGCCGGAGCACAATTATCACTTGACCAGCGACACGGTCTATCCAACAAAGTGGAGCGTGATCAATGGCGAAAACATCCGCTGGAGAAGGCCGCTGCCGGAAACCGGGCACAGCGGAATCGCCGTCTGGGGGGACCGCCTGTTTCTGACCTGCTTCCGCCAGCTCACCGCGGAAGACATTGGTCCCAAAGGCACCTGGGTTTCCCAGACTCGCGGCTATTGCTTGGATGCCAAAACCGGCAACATTCTCTGGAGTTGTGAGTTGCCGGGGCGGCGACCGAATCAGGTCAATGGGACGTTTACCGATTCCACGACGCCCACGCCGGTGACCGATGGAAAGCATGTCTGGTTCGTCAACGCGGGCGGTTTTATGGCTTGCCATACGATGGACGGTCGGCGTGTGTGGGGCAAAGCCTTTGAGGTTCGCACCAAGCATTCGGCGAAACAGTTCCAGCCGTTTCTGCACGGCGGCAATTTGTACTACGTCATGATGCGCGACGAGAGTGATCCGCTACGTCGTCCGCAAACGGCCACCGATTACGACAAGAACAGCAAGAGCGGTTGGCCGTGGATGTTCGTACGCGGATTCGATGCCATGTCTGGGGAACCGACCGTTCTGTTGCCGGATGGGATCAGCGTCCACAGCAAAGGGGCGCTGGGAACGCTGCATGGCAAGACCGTGCTGCTGCACGCCAAGGGCGGCAGCCATAGTCCTCCGGAAAAACCATACGGGCTTGGACTTTCACGGCTCGACACCGAGCATCCGTTGATCTGGGAGCAGCCAGGACTGCCCTTTGAAGGCACTCATTTTGTGGACGATAACCATGCCTATTGTTTCGATCGAAAAGACTTCTTCGTGCTCGATCTGGCAAGCGGCGAAACGGTCAAGCAGATTCGCGTCCGAGATGCGGGCAGCCTGATCGCGTTTGACGAAGCGAACGGGCGTTACAAAACGCCTGCCGATGCGGGCTCGTTGTCTTCGCGGCATCTCTTAACACACCGCACGAATATCGGGGTCGGCCGATATCACTTCTTCATGGGCGGCTTGCCGGGAATCCTCGGCCGAATCGATATCGAGACCGCTGACATCAGTTATCTGCAGGTCCCGGTTCAGGTTGGTATCGACAACGGCAAGAAAGCATTCTCCTGGAGTCGCTTCGAGTCCGGCGATGACACGGGATCGGGATTTGTGGTCGAGGGCGATAAGCGTCGGCTTAGTCACGGCTTCGGGCATGTTTCCGCCGCCACGCCGATTGTGGTCAACGGGCACATCTACTTTTCCACGATGCTCGGCACGGTTTACGTCATCGACGCCACGGCGGAACGTTTTGACGAGCATGCCTTGGTGGCGGTCAACGACCTGGGGCTGCCGGGGGAGACCTGGACCCTGAGCCCGATCACGGCCGCCAACGGGTGCCTGTACCAACGCACCAGCAAAGAGATTATTTGCATCGGAGAAAATGGTCTTGGGGAGGGAACGGAATATCACTCTCCCTCGGGGAGAGGCGAGCCTTAG
- a CDS encoding arylsulfatase — protein sequence MTSILRGLTLLLALACSSGLAHADERPNVILIFADDLGPGMLGCYGQQVVQTPNIDRLAAEGMKFTNYYGGVYCAPARWTLLTGMHDGRLGGWKQTRPGLPIWRDSGAITEAEYQKRLTALKANAHPIADEEIFLAQVAGQAGYQTAQFGKLDRGFLTWHERVKRFGWDFYEGYYDHQRCHGFYPPYLWRNGERFELPGNTMANCGKTSEQGDEPVGYGGETYSQNVFIQGILKYLRSHQDKPFFLYHPTQLPHGPVAIPELHPDFANHPTMTLAEKKYASMVKMLDDHVGLILAELETLGLDENTVVLFASDNGHELYYGPKPDYKQQRLPDGRRANLTDRKWRSREHGDIFDGAGGRAGLKRSGFQGGMQCPLIVRWPGKIAAGSETALLSSHYDFLATLADLVGQPVPAGKDGISYLPTLLGKPQTQQHDYIVVNNQFQAVGSSALITRDGLKLVEIDKKNGKYQLYNILTDNEERHNLEDRHPELTERLIKILQRETNSQRPDLVRTGAQ from the coding sequence ATGACCTCGATCCTCCGTGGACTCACTCTCCTGCTCGCCCTGGCCTGCTCTTCGGGGCTTGCCCACGCGGACGAGCGTCCCAATGTGATCCTGATCTTTGCCGACGACCTGGGCCCCGGGATGCTGGGATGTTACGGCCAGCAGGTCGTGCAGACGCCCAACATCGACCGGCTGGCCGCCGAGGGCATGAAGTTCACAAACTACTACGGCGGCGTCTACTGCGCCCCGGCTCGTTGGACGCTACTGACCGGGATGCATGACGGCCGCCTCGGTGGCTGGAAACAAACGCGTCCGGGGCTGCCCATCTGGCGTGACTCCGGCGCCATCACCGAAGCCGAGTACCAGAAACGCCTGACCGCGCTGAAAGCCAATGCGCACCCGATTGCCGACGAGGAAATCTTCCTGGCTCAAGTCGCTGGGCAAGCCGGCTACCAGACCGCCCAATTCGGCAAACTCGACCGTGGCTTTCTGACTTGGCACGAGCGCGTCAAACGATTCGGTTGGGACTTCTACGAAGGCTACTACGACCATCAACGCTGCCATGGGTTCTACCCGCCTTACCTGTGGCGTAACGGCGAACGTTTCGAACTGCCCGGCAACACCATGGCAAATTGTGGCAAGACGAGCGAACAGGGCGATGAACCGGTGGGCTATGGCGGCGAGACGTATTCGCAGAATGTGTTTATCCAAGGCATCTTGAAATACCTGCGTTCGCATCAAGACAAACCCTTCTTTCTCTACCATCCGACTCAGCTGCCTCACGGCCCCGTCGCGATCCCCGAGCTGCATCCCGATTTTGCCAATCATCCGACGATGACGTTGGCGGAGAAGAAATACGCGTCGATGGTCAAAATGCTGGACGACCACGTGGGCCTGATCCTGGCGGAATTGGAGACGTTGGGCTTGGATGAAAACACTGTCGTGCTGTTTGCTTCAGACAACGGACACGAGTTGTACTACGGCCCCAAACCGGACTACAAACAACAACGCCTGCCCGATGGCCGGCGTGCCAACCTGACCGACCGCAAATGGCGTTCACGCGAGCACGGTGACATCTTCGACGGTGCCGGCGGGCGAGCCGGTTTAAAACGCAGTGGCTTCCAAGGCGGCATGCAATGCCCGCTGATCGTGCGCTGGCCGGGCAAGATCGCCGCGGGCAGTGAAACCGCATTGCTGAGTTCTCACTACGACTTCTTGGCCACCTTGGCGGACCTGGTCGGCCAACCGGTACCGGCCGGCAAAGACGGCATCTCGTACTTGCCAACGCTGCTCGGCAAGCCGCAAACGCAGCAACATGATTACATCGTCGTCAACAACCAGTTTCAAGCCGTGGGCAGCAGTGCGTTGATCACGCGGGATGGGTTAAAACTGGTGGAGATCGACAAGAAGAACGGCAAGTATCAGCTGTACAACATCCTGACCGACAACGAAGAGCGGCATAATCTGGAAGACCGTCACCCCGAGCTGACCGAGCGGCTGATCAAAATCCTACAACGCGAAACCAATTCGCAGCGACCGGATCTAGTGCGCACCGGCGCGCAATGA
- a CDS encoding MFS transporter: MTTDSETSPLGRPPRLANVPFNPSRLPFFYGTVVLVCGTLGVLTSAPGQTVGVSVFTDFLIEAHQLSRSWISFAYMAGTICSALLITRAGHWYDRVGGRWVSAFSAAMLALVLLGMSFSVTLADSVATVLPGSYRHHVSFGVLTVGFFAMRFFGQGMLTLSSRNMVLEWFEARRGMAMAVIGISVAFGFSITPPLFEWLIQRGGWSWAWQVIAAMVAGFSLLAFAFGRSRPEDHGLLPDGPFAKKDRKTHAETLSGRSFTLAEARRTYSFWVFTLSVVLSGLLLTAFSFHVVSIFSDAGMSRSQAVAIFVPAACVSVVVEFVGSWLSDFVRLKYLAMVQLVGILVLSLSLSFLNPGTAVVFVVLGMGLMQGLFGIISGVTWPRFYGRQHLGAISGFSTSIVVAGTAVGPYLFSVAHDRFGSYRAATVLCGVAALALLAASPRANRPE; this comes from the coding sequence ATGACAACGGATAGCGAGACCTCGCCGCTGGGACGCCCCCCGCGACTCGCCAACGTGCCCTTCAACCCCAGCCGACTCCCGTTTTTTTATGGCACGGTGGTGTTGGTCTGCGGCACGTTGGGGGTGTTAACCAGCGCGCCGGGACAAACCGTTGGCGTGTCGGTGTTTACGGATTTTCTGATCGAAGCTCATCAATTGTCGCGGAGCTGGATCAGTTTTGCCTACATGGCGGGAACCATTTGCAGCGCCCTGTTGATCACTCGAGCCGGTCATTGGTACGACCGCGTGGGGGGCCGTTGGGTGTCGGCGTTTTCTGCTGCGATGCTGGCATTGGTTTTATTGGGGATGAGTTTTTCCGTCACGCTTGCCGACTCGGTGGCAACAGTCCTCCCCGGCAGCTACCGCCACCACGTGTCGTTTGGCGTGTTGACGGTGGGATTCTTCGCCATGCGTTTCTTTGGCCAAGGCATGCTGACTTTGTCGTCCCGCAACATGGTGCTGGAGTGGTTTGAGGCCAGGCGTGGGATGGCGATGGCCGTGATCGGAATCTCGGTCGCTTTTGGTTTTTCGATAACGCCGCCACTGTTCGAATGGTTGATCCAGCGGGGCGGATGGTCGTGGGCCTGGCAAGTGATCGCCGCGATGGTGGCGGGCTTTTCGCTGTTGGCATTTGCCTTCGGTCGCTCGCGACCGGAAGACCACGGCTTGCTGCCGGACGGTCCGTTTGCCAAGAAAGATCGCAAAACGCACGCGGAAACGCTGAGCGGCCGTTCATTTACGCTCGCCGAAGCAAGGCGTACTTATAGCTTCTGGGTGTTCACGCTCAGCGTCGTGTTGTCCGGGCTGCTGCTGACCGCATTTTCCTTTCACGTCGTGTCGATCTTTTCCGATGCCGGCATGTCACGCTCGCAGGCGGTGGCTATTTTTGTCCCGGCTGCCTGCGTCAGTGTGGTGGTGGAATTTGTCGGCAGTTGGCTCAGCGACTTTGTCCGATTGAAATATTTGGCGATGGTTCAATTGGTGGGAATCTTGGTGTTGTCGCTAAGTCTATCGTTTCTAAATCCGGGGACTGCGGTAGTGTTTGTGGTGCTGGGAATGGGTTTGATGCAGGGCCTGTTCGGGATCATTTCCGGAGTGACGTGGCCGCGGTTTTATGGTCGCCAACATCTAGGCGCAATCTCGGGGTTCTCGACATCGATCGTAGTGGCCGGCACCGCGGTCGGCCCCTACCTGTTCAGTGTCGCCCACGATCGGTTCGGAAGTTACCGCGCGGCAACCGTGTTATGCGGAGTGGCGGCCCTAGCCCTATTAGCCGCCTCGCCGCGAGCCAACCGCCCGGAATAA
- a CDS encoding DUF1588 domain-containing protein produces the protein MPLVSAETYTPGQPLADDFASVAESFLANHCVDCHGESDPEGELSLEGLGPVDELNAGIWRSVWAQVSLQQMPPEDASQPEVIERLQFTDAVVAELSRVLKDKGGFRDHLDPNKGNFLDHDLLFGTLPEGIRLVPTSSPARIWRVTPQEHITRLNELINTEPEFDPNKPGLRTRGDVVPTNHGGELKLYFGTDRIIKWQGGTVAYATAVKSVPAVLSSARQHGLENYPDFYTVNSAEATQILGMAQDIIRYMAEGPLSIAEPYQITDDPNSIKDKMKGDIRGLPTSLVYSTEVTRPLTPVYELMAEEGVSDTRMRAAVDYLFEALTFRPPNQQESDDYLTIVRQSIDKLGKQQGAVLGLSAIFLDRDALFRPELVEYGKPDSHGRVMLQDWELGLAVNHALRYIQPDEQLRTAIVEGRMRTKADVRREVERMLADDSIRKPRILQFFRDYFDYDLGGYICKDTRALAQTGVSTRGEGFYRHMFDATASTDRLVELILEEDQDVLKQLLTTDKVVATNADNVYFGKRRTREEVAASVANEKKAKAEAPKDQAAKKKRAKVNHNVTEAKLTGPKIYARVSRRSFGRGSLKPERVLATAPEGQRLGLLTHPSWLVSHSDAMDNHAIRRGHWIQERLLGGGIPDVPITVDAMLPDEPKSTLRERMRVTREDYCWTCHQKMDPLGLPFEMFNHAGLYRETEQNKPVDTSGEIIGSGDPSLDGEVADALELIQRLAESERAEQVFVRHAFRFWMGRNETLNDAPVLQEAHRAYRDSGGSMNALLVSLLTSDAFLYRTRHETTVVTR, from the coding sequence ATGCCGCTTGTCAGTGCTGAGACCTACACGCCCGGCCAGCCGCTCGCTGATGACTTTGCCAGCGTCGCGGAATCGTTTCTTGCTAACCATTGCGTCGACTGCCACGGCGAATCGGACCCCGAGGGCGAGCTCTCGCTCGAAGGCCTCGGCCCCGTCGATGAACTCAACGCCGGAATTTGGCGGAGTGTCTGGGCCCAGGTCAGCTTGCAGCAGATGCCGCCCGAGGATGCTTCGCAGCCAGAGGTGATCGAACGACTGCAGTTCACCGACGCGGTCGTGGCGGAATTGAGCCGCGTGCTGAAGGACAAAGGCGGATTCCGTGATCATCTGGATCCCAACAAGGGTAATTTTCTCGATCACGATTTGCTGTTCGGGACGCTACCCGAAGGCATCCGTCTGGTGCCGACCTCCTCGCCCGCGCGCATCTGGCGGGTGACACCACAGGAGCATATCACGCGGCTGAACGAACTGATCAACACGGAGCCGGAGTTTGATCCGAACAAGCCCGGGCTGCGAACGCGTGGCGATGTGGTTCCCACCAATCACGGCGGTGAACTGAAACTGTACTTCGGAACCGACCGCATCATCAAATGGCAAGGTGGCACGGTGGCCTACGCCACGGCGGTCAAAAGCGTTCCCGCTGTGCTCTCGTCGGCCCGTCAGCACGGGCTGGAAAACTATCCGGACTTCTACACCGTCAACAGCGCCGAAGCGACTCAGATCCTGGGCATGGCCCAAGATATCATCCGCTATATGGCCGAGGGCCCGCTGAGCATCGCTGAGCCTTATCAAATTACGGACGATCCGAATTCGATCAAAGACAAAATGAAGGGGGATATCCGAGGCCTGCCAACCAGTCTGGTTTACAGCACCGAGGTTACGCGTCCCCTGACGCCCGTTTATGAGCTGATGGCGGAGGAAGGCGTCAGCGACACGCGGATGCGAGCGGCGGTGGATTACCTGTTCGAAGCTTTGACCTTCCGACCGCCCAACCAGCAGGAGTCCGATGACTATCTGACAATCGTCCGGCAGTCGATCGATAAACTCGGCAAACAACAGGGCGCGGTGCTCGGTCTGTCCGCGATCTTCCTCGATCGTGACGCTTTGTTTCGGCCGGAACTGGTCGAATATGGGAAACCGGATTCCCATGGTCGCGTGATGCTGCAGGACTGGGAACTGGGACTGGCGGTCAACCATGCGCTGCGGTACATCCAACCGGATGAGCAGCTGCGAACGGCGATCGTCGAAGGCCGGATGCGAACCAAAGCGGACGTGCGGCGCGAAGTCGAACGGATGCTGGCCGACGATAGTATTCGCAAGCCGCGGATCTTGCAGTTCTTCCGCGACTACTTCGACTACGACCTGGGCGGCTACATCTGCAAGGACACCCGAGCACTGGCTCAAACGGGAGTCAGCACCCGCGGTGAAGGCTTTTATCGTCACATGTTCGACGCCACCGCGAGCACCGATCGTTTGGTCGAGCTGATCCTTGAAGAAGACCAGGACGTGCTCAAGCAGTTGCTCACCACGGACAAGGTGGTAGCCACCAATGCAGACAATGTGTACTTCGGCAAGAGACGCACGCGTGAGGAAGTCGCCGCGTCGGTCGCCAACGAAAAGAAAGCGAAAGCCGAAGCGCCGAAAGATCAGGCGGCCAAGAAGAAACGTGCCAAGGTGAATCACAATGTCACCGAGGCCAAGCTGACGGGACCGAAGATCTATGCACGGGTCAGTCGGCGGAGTTTTGGCCGCGGTTCATTAAAACCCGAACGCGTGCTGGCGACAGCTCCTGAGGGCCAACGTTTGGGCCTCCTCACGCACCCCAGTTGGTTGGTTTCCCATTCCGACGCCATGGACAACCACGCTATTCGTCGTGGCCACTGGATTCAAGAACGGTTGCTCGGCGGTGGGATTCCCGACGTGCCGATCACGGTCGACGCGATGCTGCCCGATGAACCCAAAAGCACGCTGCGGGAACGGATGCGGGTCACACGAGAAGATTATTGCTGGACCTGTCATCAGAAAATGGATCCACTGGGGTTGCCGTTTGAGATGTTCAATCACGCGGGACTGTATCGCGAGACGGAACAGAACAAACCCGTCGACACCTCCGGTGAAATCATCGGTTCCGGGGATCCGTCGTTGGATGGAGAAGTCGCCGACGCGCTCGAGCTGATTCAAAGGCTTGCCGAGAGCGAACGCGCCGAGCAGGTTTTTGTCCGCCACGCCTTCCGGTTCTGGATGGGCCGCAATGAAACACTCAACGATGCTCCCGTCTTGCAAGAGGCCCACCGCGCCTACCGAGACAGCGGCGGCAGCATGAACGCGTTATTGGTGTCACTGCTGACCTCCGATGCCTTCTTGTATCGCACCCGCCATGAAACCACCGTGGTGACACGGTAG
- a CDS encoding L-fucose isomerase, producing MTSSQVSPSVFQGELPKIGIRPTIDGRLGGVRESLEDQTMNLAQRVAELISGSVHYPNGEPVQCVIADTCIGGVAEATACEEQFRRENVGVSLTVTPCWCYGSETMDMDPLRPKAVFGFNGTERPGAVYLAAVLAGHTQKGIPAFGIYGQDVQDAGDANLPADVQAKILNFARCGLAVALMRGKAYLSMGGTSMGIAGSMVDYAFWEQWLGMRVEDIDMSEFIGRMNKDQFDQDEYQQALAWVKENCPEGDDYNGEDGKRSREQLDTEWSDCVKMALIARDLMVGNPKLAEMGLREQAQGHQAIASGFQGQRQWTDHFPNGDFMEAILNTSFDWNGRRAPYIVATENDALNAATMLFGHLLTNTAQVFADLRTYWSPEAVASACEGFQLDGAGADGLLHLINSGPATLDGTGEQTDAEGKPTMKPFWEIADEEVEKCLQATTWHPSITEYFPGGGMSTRYRTRGGMPATMTRINLVAGLGPALQIAEGHTVELPGQVHDVLDNRTNPTWPTTWFAPSLTGKGAFTSTYEVMNHWGANHCVMTAGHVGHLFITLASLLRIPVYMHNVDASRVFRPSAWNAFGTENAESADFRACQNFGPLYGRGH from the coding sequence ATGACGTCTTCGCAGGTATCCCCGTCGGTTTTTCAAGGTGAGCTTCCCAAGATCGGCATTCGCCCGACCATCGACGGGCGACTGGGCGGCGTGCGTGAATCGCTGGAAGACCAAACGATGAACCTGGCCCAGCGGGTCGCGGAGCTGATCTCCGGCAGCGTGCACTATCCCAACGGCGAACCGGTGCAATGCGTGATCGCCGACACCTGCATCGGGGGCGTTGCCGAAGCCACGGCCTGTGAAGAACAGTTTCGCCGCGAAAACGTCGGCGTTTCTCTAACGGTCACGCCCTGCTGGTGCTACGGATCGGAAACCATGGACATGGATCCGCTGCGTCCCAAAGCCGTCTTCGGATTTAACGGCACCGAACGCCCCGGAGCGGTGTATCTGGCTGCAGTCCTGGCCGGTCACACGCAAAAGGGCATTCCCGCGTTTGGCATCTATGGCCAGGATGTTCAAGATGCTGGCGACGCCAATCTGCCCGCGGACGTGCAAGCCAAAATCTTAAACTTTGCCCGCTGCGGACTGGCCGTCGCCCTGATGCGCGGTAAGGCCTACCTGTCGATGGGCGGCACGTCGATGGGCATCGCCGGCTCGATGGTCGACTATGCCTTCTGGGAACAATGGCTGGGCATGCGGGTCGAAGACATCGACATGAGCGAATTCATCGGGCGGATGAACAAGGACCAGTTCGATCAGGACGAATACCAGCAAGCCCTGGCCTGGGTGAAGGAAAACTGCCCCGAAGGCGACGACTACAACGGCGAAGATGGCAAACGCTCACGCGAACAACTGGACACCGAATGGTCGGACTGCGTCAAAATGGCGCTGATCGCCCGCGACCTGATGGTCGGTAACCCGAAACTGGCCGAGATGGGACTGCGCGAACAAGCTCAAGGCCATCAAGCCATCGCTTCGGGCTTTCAAGGTCAACGCCAGTGGACCGACCATTTTCCTAATGGCGACTTCATGGAAGCCATCCTGAACACTTCGTTCGATTGGAATGGTCGGCGGGCTCCCTACATCGTGGCCACCGAAAACGATGCCCTCAACGCCGCCACGATGCTGTTCGGGCATCTGCTGACCAATACGGCTCAGGTATTTGCGGACCTGCGAACCTACTGGAGTCCCGAAGCGGTGGCGTCGGCCTGCGAGGGCTTTCAATTGGATGGTGCCGGCGCCGACGGCTTGTTGCACCTAATCAATTCCGGCCCCGCGACGCTGGACGGCACCGGTGAGCAAACCGACGCGGAAGGCAAGCCAACGATGAAACCCTTCTGGGAGATCGCCGATGAAGAAGTCGAAAAGTGCCTGCAAGCCACCACCTGGCATCCTTCGATTACCGAGTATTTTCCCGGCGGCGGGATGAGCACGCGGTACCGCACGCGCGGCGGCATGCCGGCCACGATGACGCGGATCAATCTGGTCGCGGGATTGGGACCGGCACTGCAAATTGCCGAAGGTCATACAGTGGAACTGCCTGGCCAGGTTCACGACGTGCTGGACAATCGCACCAACCCCACCTGGCCGACCACTTGGTTCGCGCCTTCGCTGACCGGCAAGGGGGCCTTTACGTCTACCTATGAAGTTATGAACCACTGGGGCGCGAACCACTGTGTGATGACGGCCGGGCACGTCGGCCACCTGTTCATCACGCTGGCGTCGCTGCTTCGCATCCCGGTTTACATGCACAACGTCGATGCGTCGCGGGTCTTCCGTCCGAGCGCTTGGAATGCGTTTGGAACGGAAAACGCGGAATCGGCGGACTTCCGAGCGTGTCAGAACTTTGGACCGCTATACGGCCGAGGCCACTAA
- a CDS encoding transposase has protein sequence MSQSLARVYLHCVFSTKQRRPFLRDSGLRNELFPYMATVFKNEFNSHALRIGGVEDHIHALVTLPRVVTIAELIKVAKTETSKWVKQHAKGVSTFSWQGGYGAFSVSQSNVEAVSHYIDHQEKHHLKESFKDEFRKLCRRHGIELDERYAWD, from the coding sequence ATGTCACAATCCCTTGCCCGGGTTTACCTGCACTGTGTCTTTTCGACCAAGCAGCGGCGACCGTTCCTTCGTGACTCCGGCTTGCGAAACGAACTCTTTCCCTACATGGCGACGGTGTTCAAGAACGAATTCAATTCGCACGCTCTACGAATTGGCGGAGTTGAAGATCATATACACGCGCTCGTTACGTTGCCGCGGGTGGTTACCATCGCGGAGCTAATAAAAGTTGCGAAGACGGAAACGAGTAAATGGGTCAAGCAGCATGCGAAGGGCGTGTCGACGTTCTCATGGCAGGGCGGCTACGGGGCGTTTTCGGTTAGCCAATCGAACGTCGAAGCGGTCAGCCACTACATCGACCACCAAGAAAAGCATCACCTAAAAGAATCGTTCAAAGACGAGTTTCGAAAGCTGTGCAGACGCCACGGAATCGAGCTCGACGAACGATATGCGTGGGATTGA